One window of Salegentibacter sp. Hel_I_6 genomic DNA carries:
- the rpsT gene encoding 30S ribosomal protein S20, producing the protein MANHKSALKRIRSNETKRLRNRYQHKTTRNAIKKLKESEKKEAEALLPSVISMVDKLAKKNIIHDNKAANLKSQLVKHVAAL; encoded by the coding sequence ATGGCAAATCACAAGTCAGCATTGAAGAGGATTCGTAGCAATGAGACCAAACGTCTTAGAAACCGCTACCAGCATAAAACTACCAGAAACGCAATTAAGAAGTTGAAGGAGTCTGAGAAGAAAGAAGCTGAAGCTCTATTGCCTTCTGTTATCTCTATGGTAGATAAATTGGCGAAGAAAAACATTATACACGACAATAAAGCTGCGAACTTAAAATCGCAACTTGTAAAGCACGTAGCTGCGCTTTAA